The genomic interval TTCTTCTCTAGTTAACTCTCCACTAAGCTCTCGCTCATAATAGTATTCAAGCAACGAAACCCCAATATCTACCATATCTTTTGTCTGTATTTGTTTCTCGTTTAGTAAGTCTGATTTAATATTAGGAATTGTAAAGACAAAACTAAACAGTATAAATAAGACAATCGGTATAATTGAAATAATTGCTAACCGTCCTTTAATGCCCTTGAAAAAATCCATATTTACCACTCCTATAATTCACTAGTACTGCTATCTTTATATTATAAGAATTATACTATAATAACAAGTATAAATACTTACTTGTTATACATTAAGATTCCACCAAAAAACGTAAAAAAACCCATCTAAATTTGATGGGTTTAATAATCATATGAGGAATTGGTGCGAGGGAAGGGACTTGAACCCTCACGTCTTGCGACACAGACCCCTCAAGCCTGCGTGTCTGCCATTCCACCACCCTCGCTTATTCAAGCGAATAAAAAAAATGGTGGTTCGGGACGGAATCGAACCGCCGACACGTGGATTTTCAGTCCACTGCTCTACCGACTGAGCTACCGAACCAGATCTACAAGTATTGCTATAAGCCACGTTCTGTACCTCATTTCTGAGGTAGCAGCCATCTATCTATCAAATAACGAATTTGTCGCAAATCCATTATTCAATCCATCCGTCAGTTCTTATTCCCTCCGGATAGCTCCCTTACCATAATTTAGGTTTCTCGCAAGTGGGGTTTACCTCGTTCCACTCCTTTTGTCGCCAAAAGGACTTCGTCACTGTGGCACTTTCAGGCTATTCTGAACTCAGTGAGTCCATTTCACCGCCGTCAGCACTTTCATACTGCCCTGACTTATTTTTTCGTCAGGCACCCAAACTCTAAGCATCACAGCTTAGGCGAGCGTGGACTTTCCTCAACACTACACTTTTCAATGTAGTACTGCGACTGCTCACAATACTCGTATAGATATACCTTGGCGGAGTGAGAGGGATTCGAACCCTCGATACGACTATAAATCGTATACTCGCTTAGCAGGCGAGCGCCTTCAGCCGACTCGGCCATCACTCCATCAAGCACTAAATAAATAGCGACAAGATATAGTTTATCATATTCAGAAGCAATTTGCAATAGATTTTTAGAAGACCCTTGAAGAAATGTATGGATTATGCTTCATTTCATGTTCAATTGTAGTATCTTCGTTATGTCCAGGATATACTAGTGTGTCCTTTGGTAACTCTAACAGCTTTTCTTGAATTGATGTCATTAATTGTCTCATTGAGCCGCCAGGAAAATCTGTCCGACCTACCGAACCTGCGAAAAGAGTATCACCACTAAACAGTCTATTATCAATGTAATAGCATACTCCACCTGGAGTATGTCCAGGAGTATGTAATACCTTCACTTGCATATTACCAACCTCTATAACTTCTCCGTCTTGTAAAATCTTTTCAGCTGGCTTAAAGCTATAGCCTGCTCCCATGTAAGTTGAAAGATTATCATTAGCTTCTGTTAATTTGTTCTGGTCCTGCTCGTGAATACATACACTTGCTCCAGTATGCTTACGAAGTTCATCAATACCCAGAATATGATCGAAATGCCCGTGAGTTAGTAGTATGTGCGTTACCTTAATGTTATCTTCTTCTATAGTTTGGATGATTTGATTTAGCTCTAATCCTCCAGGGTCAACTATAAACCCTTCCGAGTTTTTTTCCTTTGCTACAATATAACAATTTGCCTCAACTGGACCAATAGGAAACTTATGGATAATCATATCCCTTCACCCTTTCAATTGTTTAATAGTCTGTTACTGCATAACTCTTCTAACTGAGTATACATCGCGCACTTTTTTAATTCTTTCTACTATTGTTCGCAGATGTTCTACATTTCGAATTGATATTGTAAGGTGCATAATTGCTCGCTTATTTCTATCGCCTTTACCAGAAGCAGCGTTTATATCTGTCTTTGTTTCTGATACTGCTTGCATAACCTCATTTAAAATCATAGGTCTATCTAAACCAATAATCTCCAAATCCACCGTGTAAGATGATTCTGTTTCACTTTCCCACTCTACGGGTATTATGCGTTCTTGATGTTCATCATTTTTAACGTTTGCACAATCTGTGCGATGTACAGAAACTCCTCGTCCTTTGGTAATATAACCGATAATGTCATCACCTGGAACTGGGCTACAGCATTTCGAAAAACGTACTAATAAGTTATCTACACCTTTTACACGTACTCCATGTGGCTGCTTTTTCCGTTTCTTAAACATTGCTTGCGATTTACTATTATCAACAATTGCGGTTATAGAGTCTTCCTTCGCCTGTTCATGCCGTTGCTTTTCAGTTAGCCTCATAGCAACTTGTTGAGCACTAATACCATTATAGCCAATAGCCGCAAACAAATCCTGATCTGTAGCGAAATTGAATTTTCTACTAATATCAGCCAACTGCTGACTAGTTAAAAATTGACCTGGCTCAAAACCAAGCTTTTTTATTTCCTTCTCTAACAGTTCCTTACCCTTATGGATATTTTCATCACGCTTTTGTTTTTTGTACCACTGACGGATTTTCGCCTTAGCTTGGCTTGACTGTGCAATTTTAAGCCAATCGCGGCTAGGACCAAAGCTTTGTTTCGATGTCAAAATTTCAATAATATCCCCTGTTTTCAATCGATAATCTAATGGTACGATTCGTCCATTAACCTTAGCTCCTACAGTCGCGTTCCCTACATCGGTATGCACACGATAAGCAAAATCGATCGGCACGGACCCCACAGGTAATTCAAATACATCGCCCTTTGGCGTAAACACAAACACATCATCAGCATATAGGTCTAGCTTTATGTTCTCTACGAATTCGTTAGCATCACTCAAATCCTGCTGTAAATCCAATAGCTCTTTAAACCAAGCTATTTTCTGCTCTAAATTGCTACTTTGAATCTTTTTATTTTCCTTATACGCCCAATGAGCAGCAATCCCAAATTCTGCTGTATGGTGCATATCCCATGTGCGAATTTGAATTTCAAAAGGCTTACCCTGTGGTCCAACTACTGTCGTATGTAGTGATTGGTACATATTAACCTTAGGCATTGCAATATAGTCTTTAAACCTTCCTGGCATGGGCTTCCATATAGTATGCACGACACCTAAAACTGCATAACAATCCTTAATATTATCTACAATGACGCGCACAGCAAGTAAATCATAGATTTCATCAAAGCGTTTATTTTGATTTACCATTTTCCGATGAATACTATATATATGCTTAGGCCGCCCAGATATATCTGCTTCAATCTCCATTTGTTCTAGACGAGATTTCAAATCGCTTTTTATTGTTTCTATGAAGTTTTCTCTATCCTTACGCTTTTGTGTCATAAGGTTCACTATCTTATAATATTGACTAGGCTCTAAATATCGAAACGAAATATCTTCGAGCTCCCATTTAATAGTCGATATACCTAATCGATGGGCTAAAGGCGCAAAAATCTCTAATGTTTCTCTGGCTATGCGCTTCTGTTTTTCTGGCGGCAACGGCTTTAACGTACGAATATTATTCAGGCGATCAGCTAATTTTATTAATAAAACCCGAATGTCCTTCGCCATCGCTAATAGCATCTTACGTAAATTCTCGGCCTGTTGCTCCTCTTTCGAGCGGAACTTGATTTTAGATAATTTAGTAACACTATCGACTAGAATAGCTACTTCTTTACCAAACTTCTTCTCTATATCCTCTAGTGTAGTAGGTGTATCCTCAACTACATCATGTAATAAAGCTGCCATTATTGCTTCTGCATCTAATTTTAATTCTGCAGTAATAATAGCTACTTCAACTGGGTGCACAATATAGTCTTCACCAGAAATTCGCTTCTGACCTTCGTGAGCTTGTGCCGCTTCTTCATATGCTAATTTTATTCTTTCTATATCATTTGCTTGGTAGTCCTTTATTTTGTCTAACAGGGCCTCAAAGCTCATGGGATTACTCACCTATTTCTAAAAAATAACTTTCATATAAATATTACTCTACATTGTAGCATGCATAGTGCTAGTTGCAAAATTAATATTTTAAAATACTATAGATATCGTATTGATCAATCTTGCTTCTTCCCTCTAAAAATGTAAGCTCAATCAAAAAAGCAATTCCTACTACTTCTCCTCCAAGATTTTCTACAAGTTTAGCTGCTGATTGCACTGTACCACCTGTTGCTAATAAATCATCACAGATAACTACTCTTTGACCAGGCTGAATTGCATCCTTGTGTATCTCTAATGCGTCACTTCCATATTCAAGACTATATTCCACGCGTTCCGTCTCTGCTGGCAGTTTCCCAGGTTTTCTTACAGGTACAAATCCAGCTCCAGTATTATATGCTACTGGTGTGCCAAGAATAAAGCCCCTTGACTCAGGTCCAATAATTATATCTGCTTGTTTGCTTTTGCAGAATTCTGTAATTTTATCTATTGTATATCTTAGTGCTTCACCATCCTTTAACAGGGTGGTAATGTCTTTAAATTGAACACCTTCTATAGGGTAATCAGGAATGTTTCTTATTTTTTCATGTAGATTCATTGTAATCTCCTCCATTTAATAATTCATGTGCTTTTTTAATAATTCATGTGCTTTTTAAACATCATCGATTTGCGAAGCATTTCTAAGTAAAACTTCGATTCCTCTAACTTTCTTTTTTGAGGATTCGCAGACAGTTTTATTTCGGCATTCTTTATGGCTATAAACTCAAGTTCTTCAAAAACAGCTAATATATAATTGCAGAATTCCTCAGCTATCCCTAGCTTTGCACATTTATCTATCAAATTCCCCTTCTCAACCAGTTGCTCGCTAGCAATAATTTTGTACACTGTGGAGAATTCTTCTCTATTAGGTTGTCGATACGATTTTTGTAGCAATTGTTCAACCTTAGTGTCTACTATGATTACGTATATACACTTGTGCTGTAACGGATTTACATATACTTTCTCTGTATAAATTTCTGTACATAATTTTAAAATCTGTTGTTCTTGCATACTGCTTGTTGAAATACATTGGACATTAAAGAAATGCTCCTGTAGAACCTTTGTAATCTTCTTAGCTTGTTCTTCAGATTCTGCAAATTGGATTGGAGATACTACACTGTCTTGCAAATTCAACTGTGGATTTTGCTTATCTTTCCAGCAGTTAATTGATAAATCTCCTAATAATTCAAATCTAAGGTCAGCTAATATTTCAGTATTTTCTATACTACTTATTTTGTCAGTCCAACGAAACCCAATAACATCTAGTTTATAGTGTCCTGCTCCAAAGGTAAACTTTATATGATTATTCTCTTTACCAATAGTTCGAAGACCAATACATTTCGCTCCACTAACGACGACCTTTGGCTGTGCATGTCCCATACCAAAAGGCGCTAGCTGCTCCACAGTACTAATCTCTGTTTGTTGTATTACAACCTCTGGTATTGTCAGTACTATATCTGTAGCTACTGTTGGCAAATAATCTTCTTCACTTAACTGATTTCCAGCAAGCTCATTTAGTTTATTTCGAAGCATTGGAATATTCTCAGCTTGAATAGTCAACCCTGCTGCCATAGCATGTCCACCATATTTGTCTAATAAAGATTCACACCCTTGTAGAGCGTTAAACATATGGAAACCCTCTATGCTACGGGCAGAGCCTTTGCCAATACCATCTTCTAAGGAAATTAAAATGACTGGTCGATAATAGGTTTCTATAATTCTTGAAGCAACAATACCTATTACACCATGGTTCCAATTTTCATTAGCTAACACTATTACGTTATTATTCTTTAAATATTGATCTTCTGCTAGCAGTATCTCCTCAACCTGTCGGTAGGTATCGTCCACTAGAGCTTGACGCTTTTCATTAATATTATGTAGCTTTTCTGCAATCAAAAGGGCTTTGTCTAGCTCTTCTGAAATAAGTAAGTCTACAGAATCTGTTGCTGTTTCCAGCCTGCCACTCGCGTTAATTCGTGGTCCTAATTGGAAGCCTAGATGTCCGCTAGTTATAGTCTTATTGTTTAGATTTGTGACCTGTATTAAGGCACTCATTCCAACGGACGGCTGTTGGTTCAACTTTTGCAATCCCAAAGCTACCAAAATACGATTTTCCCCAACTAAAGGTACTAAATCAGCTACAGTTCCTAATGCTACAATGTCTATATAATCGATAGGAAGTTGCCCTAATAATGCTGTAGCAAGCTTGCAGGCAACACCAACACCAGCTAGACTTGCTTCTGGGTACTCACAGGGTGCGTATTTGGGATTTAAAATACAGTAGGCATCAGGTATTTCTACAAGTGGCTCATGGTGATCAGTTATAATAACATCAATTTGCTGTTGGTTGGCAAATTCTATTTCTGTAATTGCCGATATACCTGTATCAACAGTTATTATTAGGGATATACCATTAACCTTTGCCTTCTTAATAGCTTCTATATGTAATCCATAGCCCTCTTCAAATCGGTTTGGAATGTAATACGATACTTTAGCTCCTAAATCTTTCAGAATTAAATATAATAAGCTAGTGGCTGTAACTCCGTCAGCATCATAATCTCCATAAATTAAAATATGTTCCTGCTTTTCTATCGCAATCTGGATACGACTTACAGCCTTCTTCATACCTTTCATCAAGTAAGGAGATAGAAGCTTTTCCTCAGATACCGTGATAAAATCATCTACAGGTATAGTGTAGCCTCGTTCCCGCAAAATGTATTCAGCCATTGAACCATCTTGATAGTAGGTGTCAGGTAATCTCCATTTTTTCCTGCTGTTTAACACAATATCACTACCCTTCAACCTTTACATTATAATATAAATAACCAATAAAGTAAGCCCTCAAAGAAAAGAAATAGAGCCTAATGGCTCTAGCTCAAATTAATAACTCGACTCTTTATTTGGACTCTTCCTCAAGCTCTATAATATTTTTGTTATCTCTTTTTTGTTTCATATCTGTATCCTGTGACCATCCATCTAACTTATCACCGGAATCCATTTCTAGGTTATCCCATGAATCTACACCTTGAGCAGCATCCACGTTAACATCTAAGCTAGTATCCATCTTTACATTTTGTTTTTCATTTGATTTTTCATTTAATCCTTCATTTGGCATTTCATCATGTCTTTCATCTGATTTTCCATTTAGTTCATCATCTACTCCATCGTCTTGTTTTAGTTTATTTTCTAAAAAAACCACCTGAGCTTCGAGTGTTTCTACTTCTTCCTCAAGCTTTTTTATTTTTCGATAACTTGCAATTTGGTTGGCAACATTAAACGAAGCAATGATAATCGCCCCAGCTAAAGTAGCTCCAATGATAACCAGTACCAAAGGAATAGATGCTTCTCCAAACAAGAAATTAACCGTTATGGTATCCATATTAGCAACTGCAAATGCTGCAATTACTAACGCAAAAGCAAGTGCTAAAATTATACTCCACTGCATAAACGTCAGCTCCCTATGATAAAAAAAATTTATAATATATTACATTCGACTTATAGGCGATTGTTTCCTTCATAATTATTAAAAAACCGCGAATAATTAAATTCGCGGTCTCATAGATAATAATATTTATTTAGGAAGCTTGCTTAGCCTTCATTGCCCTAAAATCGCGTACTTTCCACGCTAGCCATACCTGTGCAGCTAAGAAAATTGAAGAGTAAGCACCTGCAACAAGTCCAAATGTTAACGCTAGTGAAAACTCACGCAGACTTTCACCACCAAATATTACCAAAGCCACGGCACCAAACAATACTGTTAATACAGTATTAATTGAACGTGTCATTGTCTGCATTAAGCTATCGTTAGCTACTTTTTCTAAATCACTTTCAGACTTAATTTTTGCAAACTTCATATTTTCACGAATACGGTCAAATACAACAATCGTGTCATTGATAGAATAACCTATAATTGTAAGTACAGCAGCTATGAACGGTAAGTTCACCTCTAGCTGAAGGATTGAGAATAACGTAATAACGAAGAAAGCATCGTGCAGTAAAGCCAAAATACCAGCAACTGCAAAGCGATATTCAAACCTAAATGATACGTACAATATGATAAATAGCGATGCAATAATAACTGAATATATAGCCTTCTGAGCTAACTCTTCTCCTACCTGCGGAGAAACACTACTCTCTTCTATATCATAAAAATTAGGAAAGCGTTCATTAAATGCTGCTCTAATTTCTGGTAGCATCGCATGGTCTACCGTTGTATCAAACCTGGCAATGGCTATGTCATTAGCTTCTCCTGCAGCCCGAACCACACTTGGCTCTAAGCCAAGCTGATTATATATATCATATATCTCTTGACTATCAAAGCTCTCACCTAGATATGCAGCTATACGAGATCCACTAACAAAGTCAACACCAAGGTTTAACCCTTGTATCATTAACGAAGCAAAGCCAATAAGAACAATCACCAATGCAACAATAAAGTACTTTTTCCGATGTGAAACGAGGTCATAATTCCATTCCCAACGCATTATTTCAATTCTCCTCCTTTCGCCCCAAAAAGCTCTGTCTTCTTAATCAAGTTACTCTGGGCAAGGAGCAATAACAACCATCTAGACGCTAAAACTGCCGTCAATAAACTAACAACAATACTCATAATTAAAGTTACTGCAAACCCTTTAATTGGACCTGTACCAAATACAAATAAAATAGATGCTGCTAAAATCGTTGTAATATTAGCGTCTAATATTGTAGATAGGGACTTCTTAGATCCAGAAATAACAGACGATAAAATAGTTTTACCGTTTCGGATTTCTTCTTTAACCCTTTCATAGGTAATAATATTAGCATCAACTGCCATACCGATACCTAAAATAAGTGCAGCAATCCCTGGTAATGTTAACGTGAATTCTAAGATTACAAATAAGTTCACAATAATAAGCATATATGCAAATAAAGATATAACAGCAACAACACCTGGAATTCTATAAAAGAAAATCATATATAAAACAATTAAAATAGAACCAATAGTTACAGATGTAACACCCTTTTCTAGTGCAATCTGTCCTAAGGACGCACCAACACTAGTAGAGTTAATTTCTTCAAGTTCTAAAGGAAGTGCCCCTGAGTTTAAAAGAAGTGCTAATCTATTAGCCTCTGCAACAGTATCCATACCAGTGATAACTGCACTACCATCGGTAATAACAGCTTGTACAACTGGATTACTTATTATTTCACCATCTAGAACAATAGCAACTGGTTGTCCTATATATGTGCGAGTTACTTCTGCAAATAATCTAGGATTCTCAAAAGTTATTGAAACGTTAGGTCTACCTATTTCATCTGGAACATACCTTGCATTACTGCGTATATCATTACCAGTCATTACAACCTGTCCATCTGGCGCAATAAATTCTAGCTTAGCTGTTGTTCCAATTATTGCACGAGCCTCATCCTGGTTCTCAACCCCAGCTAGCTGTACACGTATACGATTATTAGCTTCAATATCAATGCTTGGTTCTGCTACACCTAATCTATCTATACGCTCTTGGATAGCTTGAACCGTACTTTGTAAAATCTCTCTCGTTACCTCAGTATCTTCAGTGGCAACAGCTTGATATAAAACCTCAAAACCGCCCTGTAAATCAAGACCTAAAGTAATTCTCTGCGCCTTTTCTGGTGCATCAATTACAGTAAGACTAATTATGAGAATGGTCGCTATTGCAAAGATAACAACCTTATTCCACTTAACCATTGTTTTTGTATCCTCCTTAAAAATTCAATAGAACTATTATACTTATATTTAAAAAGAAAAGTCAAATCAGACCTTTTTGAGCCTGAACCATTAACCAGTTCATAAACTTAGATGATTTTAATGATAAAATGTCATTTACTACCTGATGAAATTCTGGATAATCTTTTTTATATTTACTAGAAACACAAAGCCAAACTTGCTTACCAGTGGCGCGGATTCCCATTAATTTCAATTCGTCTGCTTTCATCTGGCAGGTATCCTCAATAACCTTTTCAATATACTTCCGTTCTTCTTCACTTAACTCTTGTGGCTCGTCATCTAAACTTACCTGATCGTCAGCTATTTTTTCTTCCAATAACCTTTCCTGTTCATTAAACTCATTCATTCAGAAATCCCCCCTACGTTTATTAACCTAAAAACATCCCACTCAGTATAGCAACAATAACTCCAGCAAATATGACTCCAGCTGCTATCGCTGCGAATGCCATCTTTATTGGTATTCTAAACAAAATCGCTGCTAGACAAGCTGTCCAAGCACCTGTTGTTGGCAATGGAACTGCTGTGAAAAAGATTAGTCCAATAGCTCCGTATTTCTGTACGCGGTCACTTTTTCGCATAGTTCGGTTATATAGCCAGTTATAAAAGCTTTGATACCACTTAAATCGTAGCATAATGTTAGAAATCGGCTGAAAGAAGTAAAGAATCGGCAAAATCGGTAATAGATTACCAATTATGCTTAAATACCACGCTTTAAACACTGGCAATCCAAGTTCAACACCAACTGGTATGGCACCGCGCAGTTCAATTACTGGCATTGCAGCAATAATAATAACAATTAGCTCTGTTGGAAGTGTCGAAAGAAAGTCTACAATTATATAAATGTACTCTTTCATGAACTCTTTCATTATATCACCTTTTAACCTTTAGATAATTCTATCGCTTTTATATACAGGGCCGCCTCTAAACGGGCTTTCGTAATTTCACAGGCAGCTACATACGGTTTAGTCAAATCTTTATTAAATGCATATGCATTAGCATGACAGCCACCAGCGCACATAAATCGTGCCCAGCATGTTTTACATAATTCTTTAGCATAGATATTAGTATTCTTAAACTCTGCAACTAACTCTGGACTCTGAATCCCTTCTTCCTGCTTAACATTACCCATTAAAAATTCGCTCATCCCAACGAATTGGTGGCAGGGATAAATATCCCCCTCTGGTGTAACAGCTACATAATGATGTCCCGCCCCACAGCCTGAAAGGCGTTTTGCAACACAGGGCCCTTTATCTAGGTCAACTTGGAAATGGAAGAATGAAAACTCCTTCGCGGTCCCTTGACTACTAATATATTCCTCAGCTAAGAGCTCATATTCTTTTTTTATTCGCTCTACATGCTCTTCTGTTAAAGCATATGACAAGTTCTCTGGAGCTACCACTGGCTCAACAGAAACGTATTGAAAACCTAGGTCACGCATATGCTTAACGTCTTCAGCAAAGTCAAGA from Desulfuribacillus alkaliarsenatis carries:
- a CDS encoding MBL fold metallo-hydrolase — protein: MIIHKFPIGPVEANCYIVAKEKNSEGFIVDPGGLELNQIIQTIEEDNIKVTHILLTHGHFDHILGIDELRKHTGASVCIHEQDQNKLTEANDNLSTYMGAGYSFKPAEKILQDGEVIEVGNMQVKVLHTPGHTPGGVCYYIDNRLFSGDTLFAGSVGRTDFPGGSMRQLMTSIQEKLLELPKDTLVYPGHNEDTTIEHEMKHNPYISSRVF
- a CDS encoding RelA/SpoT family protein; translation: MSFEALLDKIKDYQANDIERIKLAYEEAAQAHEGQKRISGEDYIVHPVEVAIITAELKLDAEAIMAALLHDVVEDTPTTLEDIEKKFGKEVAILVDSVTKLSKIKFRSKEEQQAENLRKMLLAMAKDIRVLLIKLADRLNNIRTLKPLPPEKQKRIARETLEIFAPLAHRLGISTIKWELEDISFRYLEPSQYYKIVNLMTQKRKDRENFIETIKSDLKSRLEQMEIEADISGRPKHIYSIHRKMVNQNKRFDEIYDLLAVRVIVDNIKDCYAVLGVVHTIWKPMPGRFKDYIAMPKVNMYQSLHTTVVGPQGKPFEIQIRTWDMHHTAEFGIAAHWAYKENKKIQSSNLEQKIAWFKELLDLQQDLSDANEFVENIKLDLYADDVFVFTPKGDVFELPVGSVPIDFAYRVHTDVGNATVGAKVNGRIVPLDYRLKTGDIIEILTSKQSFGPSRDWLKIAQSSQAKAKIRQWYKKQKRDENIHKGKELLEKEIKKLGFEPGQFLTSQQLADISRKFNFATDQDLFAAIGYNGISAQQVAMRLTEKQRHEQAKEDSITAIVDNSKSQAMFKKRKKQPHGVRVKGVDNLLVRFSKCCSPVPGDDIIGYITKGRGVSVHRTDCANVKNDEHQERIIPVEWESETESSYTVDLEIIGLDRPMILNEVMQAVSETKTDINAASGKGDRNKRAIMHLTISIRNVEHLRTIVERIKKVRDVYSVRRVMQ
- a CDS encoding adenine phosphoribosyltransferase, whose amino-acid sequence is MNLHEKIRNIPDYPIEGVQFKDITTLLKDGEALRYTIDKITEFCKSKQADIIIGPESRGFILGTPVAYNTGAGFVPVRKPGKLPAETERVEYSLEYGSDALEIHKDAIQPGQRVVICDDLLATGGTVQSAAKLVENLGGEVVGIAFLIELTFLEGRSKIDQYDIYSILKY
- the recJ gene encoding single-stranded-DNA-specific exonuclease RecJ; the encoded protein is MLNSRKKWRLPDTYYQDGSMAEYILRERGYTIPVDDFITVSEEKLLSPYLMKGMKKAVSRIQIAIEKQEHILIYGDYDADGVTATSLLYLILKDLGAKVSYYIPNRFEEGYGLHIEAIKKAKVNGISLIITVDTGISAITEIEFANQQQIDVIITDHHEPLVEIPDAYCILNPKYAPCEYPEASLAGVGVACKLATALLGQLPIDYIDIVALGTVADLVPLVGENRILVALGLQKLNQQPSVGMSALIQVTNLNNKTITSGHLGFQLGPRINASGRLETATDSVDLLISEELDKALLIAEKLHNINEKRQALVDDTYRQVEEILLAEDQYLKNNNVIVLANENWNHGVIGIVASRIIETYYRPVILISLEDGIGKGSARSIEGFHMFNALQGCESLLDKYGGHAMAAGLTIQAENIPMLRNKLNELAGNQLSEEDYLPTVATDIVLTIPEVVIQQTEISTVEQLAPFGMGHAQPKVVVSGAKCIGLRTIGKENNHIKFTFGAGHYKLDVIGFRWTDKISSIENTEILADLRFELLGDLSINCWKDKQNPQLNLQDSVVSPIQFAESEEQAKKITKVLQEHFFNVQCISTSSMQEQQILKLCTEIYTEKVYVNPLQHKCIYVIIVDTKVEQLLQKSYRQPNREEFSTVYKIIASEQLVEKGNLIDKCAKLGIAEEFCNYILAVFEELEFIAIKNAEIKLSANPQKRKLEESKFYLEMLRKSMMFKKHMNY
- a CDS encoding LapA family protein encodes the protein MQWSIILALAFALVIAAFAVANMDTITVNFLFGEASIPLVLVIIGATLAGAIIIASFNVANQIASYRKIKKLEEEVETLEAQVVFLENKLKQDDGVDDELNGKSDERHDEMPNEGLNEKSNEKQNVKMDTSLDVNVDAAQGVDSWDNLEMDSGDKLDGWSQDTDMKQKRDNKNIIELEEESK
- the secF gene encoding protein translocase subunit SecF, coding for MRWEWNYDLVSHRKKYFIVALVIVLIGFASLMIQGLNLGVDFVSGSRIAAYLGESFDSQEIYDIYNQLGLEPSVVRAAGEANDIAIARFDTTVDHAMLPEIRAAFNERFPNFYDIEESSVSPQVGEELAQKAIYSVIIASLFIILYVSFRFEYRFAVAGILALLHDAFFVITLFSILQLEVNLPFIAAVLTIIGYSINDTIVVFDRIRENMKFAKIKSESDLEKVANDSLMQTMTRSINTVLTVLFGAVALVIFGGESLREFSLALTFGLVAGAYSSIFLAAQVWLAWKVRDFRAMKAKQAS
- the secD gene encoding protein translocase subunit SecD; translation: MVKWNKVVIFAIATILIISLTVIDAPEKAQRITLGLDLQGGFEVLYQAVATEDTEVTREILQSTVQAIQERIDRLGVAEPSIDIEANNRIRVQLAGVENQDEARAIIGTTAKLEFIAPDGQVVMTGNDIRSNARYVPDEIGRPNVSITFENPRLFAEVTRTYIGQPVAIVLDGEIISNPVVQAVITDGSAVITGMDTVAEANRLALLLNSGALPLELEEINSTSVGASLGQIALEKGVTSVTIGSILIVLYMIFFYRIPGVVAVISLFAYMLIIVNLFVILEFTLTLPGIAALILGIGMAVDANIITYERVKEEIRNGKTILSSVISGSKKSLSTILDANITTILAASILFVFGTGPIKGFAVTLIMSIVVSLLTAVLASRWLLLLLAQSNLIKKTELFGAKGGELK
- a CDS encoding post-transcriptional regulator — its product is MNEFNEQERLLEEKIADDQVSLDDEPQELSEEERKYIEKVIEDTCQMKADELKLMGIRATGKQVWLCVSSKYKKDYPEFHQVVNDILSLKSSKFMNWLMVQAQKGLI
- a CDS encoding COG2426 family protein; this translates as MKEFMKEYIYIIVDFLSTLPTELIVIIIAAMPVIELRGAIPVGVELGLPVFKAWYLSIIGNLLPILPILYFFQPISNIMLRFKWYQSFYNWLYNRTMRKSDRVQKYGAIGLIFFTAVPLPTTGAWTACLAAILFRIPIKMAFAAIAAGVIFAGVIVAILSGMFLG